In Pirellulales bacterium, the genomic stretch GGACGCACGATCGCCTGGGTCTTTTTTCTCACAGGCGCCCTGGTCTGGGCCGGCTACGCGCTGTTGCCGCTGTTGTTCCGCCGCATCAATCCCGTCTTCGCGGCTCATGCGATCGAGCAGAGTCGTCCGACGCTGAAAAACAGCCTGGTCAATTTTTTACTGCTCCGTGAGCGCGGGGAAAAGGTTTCTCCGTCAGTGCTGGCCGCGATCGAACGTCAGGCCGCCACCAGCCTGTCGCAAGTCACGATCGATCACGCCGTCGATCGCTCGAAGCTGGTCCTGCTGGGATGGGTGCTGTCGGCCATCGTGGCGGTCTGTGCGATTTACAAGGTTACATCTCCCAAGGATCCGCTCCGTTCGTTCGAGCGCGTGATAGCGCCCTGGGCCGATATTGCGGCTCCCACGCGGGTCGAGATCATCTCGATCGAGCCGGGCGATGCCAGGGTCTTCCGCGAGCACTTCGTCACGATCAAAGCGCAGCTCAGCGGTCTCGGTGCCGGCGAAGAAGCCACGCTGCACTATTCCACCGAAGATGGCCAGGTGGTCGACAAGCCCGTGGCCATGATCGCCGACGGGCTGATGTACAAGGTCGAACTGCCGCCGCACGCGGGTGGACTGCAGCAAGATCTGGAGTATTGGATCGCCGCCGGCGACGTCCAGAGCAAGCATTATCAAATCAAGATGCTGGCCACGCCGTCGATCGTGGTCGACAGCGTCGTTTTCGATTATCCGGCCTATACCGAGATATCGAAGCGCACGATCGAACGACAAGGAGACATCGCCGGGATTGAAGGGACGCGGGTCACGATCAATGCCACGGCCAACGATCAGATCAAGTCGGCTTTCATCGACTTTGAATGCGACGGCACGCGCGACATGGCGATGCTCGTCAAAGATCGCGAGGCGTCGGCCACCTTCCCGCTCAAGTTGAAAAAAGGTTCGGTCGAGCCGGAATACGCCAGCTATCAACTGCGCTTCCTCAATGCCGACGGCGAAGAGAACCCCAAGCCAATCCGCTACAAGATCGAAGTCACCGCCGATAGCCCACCCGGGATCAGCTTTACAGAGCCCGACGTGGCCGACGGCGATGAGCAGTCGATGGCTGCGAGCGATGTTTTGCCGATGGTGGTCTCGGCCGTTGATCCTGATTTCAAGCTGGCCTCGGTTACGCTCTTCGCCGAGCGTAACGGGCAACACTTATTCGAACGTCCGCTGTTGGCCGCGCCGCAGTCCGGACCCTTTTCAGGTCAGTATTTGTTCGATGCCAAATCGCTCAAGCTGGCCGCCGGCGACACGGTGACGTATTGGGCCGAGGCAGCCGATAACAAATCGCCCGACCCCCATCGGGTCGAAACCGATCGCTACCTGATCCGCATCGCCGCGCCGCAAAAGGGGGCAGGGCAGCAAAAAGAGGGCAAGAACGGGGGACAGCAGCACGCTGATCAGCAGAACCCCGAAGATCGCCAGCCGCCGGAACGAAACGGCAACGACAACAAGCGTGACAAGCGCGACAACCCGGCCGATAAAGACGAGGCGCGGAACCCGGAAGAGCGAAACGGCAAACAGAAGGATCAAGCGGGGGGCGAGCCGAAGAATCGCCGCACGGGTGAGAATCCCGAAGCCGATCAGAAACCTGCGCAAGAGCAACCACACGACGCGCAGCGAAACAAGCAGGATCGCGATCCCACGCGGGACGGCAAAAACGATCGCGAGAACAAAAACGATCGCGACAATGCGCCCGACGCCAAGCAAAACGACAAGCCCGCCCAAGATCCGCAACAACCCGAAAAGAAGAATCCTCCGCAAGAACAAGAGAATCAGCGGGTCGACCCTGATGCTGATCCGGGCAAGGCACTCGACAAGATCCTCAAGCGCTTCCACGAGGAGCAAGACAAGCAACAGCCTGACAAGCCCGAGCAAGACGCGCCGCGCGCCAAGCCCGGCGCCCAGGACCAGGATCAGCCCAAGCCACAGGATCAGCGTCCCGAGAAAAAGAAAGAGCAGCAGCCGCGCGACGCCGACAGCCAACAGGCTCCGCAGCAGCAGAACGATCCACAGCAGAAGAACCAGCAGCCCAACGCTGACCCACAGCAAAAGCAACAGCAGGACGAAGGCGATCAGAAGCAGAAGCAGAAACAGCAACAGCAACAAAAAGAAGATCAGAAGCAACAGCAAGGAGAGACGCCGCAGGGAAATCAGGAGCAGATGAATCAAGGGCAGCAGGGCAAGGGGGACCAGGATCAGGGAAGCCAGCCCGGTGGCAGCGGCCAGTCAGGCGATCAGAAGCAGAACAAGAAGACCAAGCCTGAACAGGGTCAGAACGCGCAGGACAATCCGCAGCAGCAACCAGGGCAGGGGGATCAGGGCCAGTCAGATGGCCAGCAGAGCAATCAATCCGACGGGGGCCAAGGCAAGCAAGGTTCCGGCGAACAGCAACAGGGCAACAAGCCACAAAAAGGGGGCGGGGCAGGGCAGGGGAAGCCAGATCAGAAGCAACCCGGCGATCAGCAGTCCAACGACCAGCAGCAGGGCGAAAAGCCGTTAGCCGGCAAGAATCAATCGGGTAACAACCAATCCGGCAATCAGCAGGGCGGGGCAAAGCAGCCCGGCAACGCCGACGAGCAATCGTCAAACGACGACAAGTCTGACGGTTCGCCAAACCAACCGCCAAACGCTCGCCAGCCCAATGGCCAAAAGTCCCCGTCCGGAAAGCAAGGGGGCGACCAACAGTCTCAGCCCGACGACAAAGACAACGGCAAAGACCAGCACGAAGAAGACGACAAAGGCGCAGGCGATAAAGCGGTTGGCAAAAAGTCAAAAGGCAAGCCGGGCGCGAACGATCAAGAAGCAACCAACAAGGACGTGGCCGACGCCGACGCCGACCATCAGGACGGCGACAAGCCACAGGGTCAAAAACAGCCCAACGGAAAGCAAAAAGGAACTGCCGGTCAGCAACAGGGAGAGATGCAGAACGAGGACGATAAGTCTCCGTCTGCAAATGGCGACAACCGTGGCAAGGCGAAGCCCGACGACAAGGCCAACGATGGAAATAACAAAGAGGGGGGCGAAAAAGATGGCGATGGGAAACAGGGGGATGCCAAATCTGGCAAGCCCGACGGCTATCGCAACCTAGATCGCGACAAGAATCCCGACGGCCAACAAGGAACCGCCGGCAAGCAGGATCAAAAAGGAAAGACTTCGCAAACAAACAAGCGGAATCAAGCGGGCCAGCCCGACGAAAGCGGCGCGCCGGACGAAACCAAGGCCAAGGGCAATCAACCCACCCCCGACAAGCCGCAGGCCCAAAACCAAGAGCCTGAGCCGCAGCAACCCGGCGAAGGACCGACGAAATCCGAAAAGGGTCAGGGGGGCAAGTCGCGCGGGCCTGAGGACAAACAAGAAAAGCAAAAGCCCAACAACCAGCAGCAATCGGGCGAAAAGTCCGGCGGCAGCGACAAGGATAATACGCAAGGGGACGCAGGCGCCGGGCAGCCGAGTGATCAAAAGTCCGGCTCGCCGGAACCGCAGAAGGGGAATCGTCCGCGCGAAAAGACGCCCGGCCAGAACGAGCCGGAAAAGAAGGGAGACTCCGAGCCCGACGCTCCCTCTCAAAGCGAACAGCAATCCGATAGCAAGCAAGGGGAAAAGGGAGACCAATCGGGCGGCGGTGGCAAGGGAGGCGGACAGCGCTCCAACAGCCCCGGTACCGGATCAGCAGGTCAGAACACGGCCGCCGACGAGGGCGCCGGCAAGGCCGATCAGCAAGGCAACGGCGAGACCTCGACCAAGGCCGGCAACCAACAGAAGGGTGAAGGCGAGAAGGGGGGAGCGTCGAGCGGCGAACGCGGCAAGGGCGCTCAGCAAAGCTCCGGCGAGGGGAAGCCAGGCGGCGCTTCCGAAGGTGAAAAGAAACCCAGCGATCAGCCACCCCCCGGCGGTCAGCAGCAGAGCGGCGATCAGCAGGAGAACGCCGGCGACAGCCAGCAGCCAGCCAATCAAGCAGCGCGCGACAGCGGTACGCAACGAAACAAGAACGCAGTTGGACCGGGCAAGCCCACCGGCGGCGGCGGTTTGGCAGGCCCCGAAGCGGACGAATTCTCGGCTCCCCCTCCACCGCGCCCCGAGCGCGGCGAAGACGATCCGAACCTCGAGTACTCGAAAAAGGCCACGGATCTGGCTCTCGAATACCTCAAGGATCAACTGGCCAAGGACAAGCCTGACCAGAAGCTGCTCGACGAGCTGAAGTGGAGTCGCGAAGACATGCAACGATTCGTCGATCAGTGGGATCGCTTCAAGAAGCAATACGCCGGCGCTGATGCCGAGACGAAAAAGAAGCTCGACGAAAAGATGGAAAGCCTCGGCTTGCGTCCCCGCGGTACGACCCTCAAAGGGGGCCAAACGCACGAGAGTCGGTCCCCGTCGGTGCGCGACTCACGCCGTAGCGAGCCTCCGGCGGAATACGCCGATCAATACCGGGCCTACACCACGGGCACGGCCAAGGGAGGGAAGGACAAATGATGAATGCGAAATGACAAATGATCGAGGGCGACCGCAAGCGCGTCTGCACCCAATCATTCAGCATTTTGCCTTCGTCATTCATCGTCCCACATCCCATGCTCGACCCTACCCCGCGCTACCTGGTGCCGTTTCATCCGAAGCGGGTGCCGCATCATTTCACGGACTTGCTGATCGTGGGCGGCGGATTGGCGGGACTACGCGCGGCGCTGGCAGTCGATCCTACCCAGAGCGTGCTGGTGATCACCAAGGACAGTTTGCTGCAATCCAGTAGCAGTTACGCCCAAGGGGGCATCGCCGGCGTCTTGGATCCGGAAGATCGCTTCGAGAATCATGTCGCCGACACGTTGCGCGCTGGGGGCGATCTGTGCGATGCCGACGTCGTCGAGATGGTCGTCCGCGAAGCCCCCGCGCGGATTCGCGAGCTCATCACCTGGGGCGCCAAGTTCGACGAAGAATCTGGCTCGCTGGCCCTGGGGCGCGAAGGGGGACATAGTCATTTTCGTATCGTCCACGCCCTGGGAGACGCCACGGGACGCGAGGTGATGCGGGCCGTTATCGAACGCGTGAAAAGCCTTCCGAACCTGGAGACCTGGCAAAACACCTGCACGCTCGATCTGCTCACCTGCGACGGAACCTGTCGTGGCGCGCTGGTCTGGAATGAGTCGCACGGCAAGACCCTGGTGTGGGCCAAGCAAACGATCTTGTGTACCGGTGGCGCCGGGCAACTCTATCGCGAGACCACGAATCCCGAAGTCGCCACCGGCGATGGCCATGCCCTGGCGTATCGCGCGGGGGCCGAGCTGCGTGATATGGAGTTCATGCAATTCCATCCGACGGTGCTCTATATCGCCGGCAGCAGCCGCAATTTGATCACCGAAGCCATGCGCGGCGAGGGAGCCTTGCTGGTCGACCGTAACGGCGTGCGGTTCATGCCCGAGTACGACGACCGCGCCGAATTAGCGCCGCGCGATGTCGTCAGCCGCGCCATCGTGACGCAGATGGAACGCACGCGGCACCCCAATGTCTATCTCGACCTGTCGCATTTGGACCCGCAGCGGGTACGCAAGCGATTTCCAGGCATTGCGGCGGTATGCGCCGAGTTCGGGATCGACATCACGCGCGACAAAATCCCGGTCCGCCCGGGTGCCCACTATATGATTGGCGGTGTGACGGTCGACGAGGTGGGCCGCACTACGGTGCCGGGCTTGTGGGCCGCCGGCGAGGTGACCTCCAGCGGTCTGCACGGTGCCAATCGGCTGGCCTCGAACAGCTTGCTCGAAGGGCTGGTATACGGCGCGCACGCGGGCGAGGGTGCATCGCGGGCCGCTCAGGCCATTGCCGATGACTTCCGTGCTCTGCCGCTGGCCAACGCCGCCGTGCCCGAGTTGGCCGAACCGCTGGATCTGACCGATATCCGCAACTCGTTGAAAAGTCTTATGTGGCGCGACGTGGGGGTCCGCCGCGACCGGGCTAGCCTGGCCGAAGCGGCCGAGATGATCGATCGCTGGTGCGGCTACGTCCTCAAGCGGCAGTTTTCGTCCCCCTCGGGCTGGCAATTACAAAACATGCTCTGCGTTGCGCGGCTGATGGCCCAGGCGGCGCTGGCTCGCGAAGAGAGTCGCGGCGTCCATTTGCGCACGGATTTTCCCCTCACCGACAACGAGCACTGGCACCGTCACATCTCCTTCCGTCGCGAATAACCGCACAGTCGTCCGATGCCGTGGCGGTTGGCAGACGAGGTACGAATTCGGGACATGAAAAGGGCGGTCCCCCGCCGCCGCGAACCATCGTCGTGCTAGACTCGTAGCTATGGACACAGGGGGAGGGGGGCAGTAACTTCTAGTCGACCCTCGCGATGGGGGTATGCTGTCCGTAGAGGACCGTGCCCTTGGGCCGCCCCAGTTTCGGGTGGTCAGAATATTTCCGTACTCTTTGTCAGGGAGTAATTTGACGATGAGTGGATCGCCCGCGAACGGACAGTCCGGTCCGGCTATGATCGAGGCCATCGGCCTGTCCAAGTACTACGGCGATTTTGCGGCCATTCGTGATGTGAGCTTCCAGGTTCGCCAGGGAGAAGTGGTGGCCTTTCTAGGCCCCAACGGCGCCGGAAAAAGCACCACCATGAAGGTCCTGACCGGCTACCTCGCTCCGTCGGCGGGCACGGCCAAGATCGCCGGCCATAACATGGCCACAGATCGTCTGGCTGGCGCCGCACGGTTGGGCTATCTGCCCGAAAACGGCCCGCTCTATCCCGATATGACCCCCCGCACGTTGCTGGAATTCTTCGCCGATGCGCGGGGCATGGGTGGCAGCCGCAAGCGCGAGAGGATCGAGGCCGTCATCGATCAATGTGCCCTAGGGGCCGTGATCGGCAAAGCCATCGGCAAGTTGTCGAAGGGGTATCGGCAGCGCGTCGGTATGGCCCAGGTATTACTGCATGAGCCCGACGTGCTGGTTCTCGACGAGCCCACGGCCGGACTCGATCCGAATCAGATCCGTGAAGTCCGCGACACGATTCGCCGCTTGGGAGAGAACAAGACGATCCTGCTGTCGACGCACATCTTGCAGGAAGTCGACGCGATGGCCAGCCGCGTGTTGTTTATCAACGAAGGCCGGCTAAAGTACGACGGCACGCCGTCGGAATTGACCCGGGACGGTAAGAGTCTCGACGAGCACTTCCATGAGTTGACCGCGAGCGAGGCCTGAAGCCAGTTCACGGAGAGAGTGCCGGAATGAGTGCCCCGGAATGAGTGCCACTGCGGCGGCCGCCTGCTGAGCGAACGCCGTCAGCCGAACAGCTCACAGCAAATTGCGTTTGATTAGCATCGTTCGGGTCCGCAGAGGATCCTGACAGTTCTTTATTTTACCGGCAATGCCATGAATGCTAACGTCATCAGTGCGATTTTCCGACGCAACTTCTTCAGCTATTTTTCCAGCCCGACGGGCTACGTCTTTATCTGCGTGTACGTGCTGCTGAGCTCGTTCGCGGCGTTCTGGCCGAACGAGTTCTTCAACACGAACCTGGCGAATCTCGACCAGTTGAACAAATACCTGCCGTACATTCTGCTGGTATTCATTCCCGCCATCACGATGAGCATCTGGGCCGACGAGCGGCGGCAGGGGACCGACGAGCTGCTGCTGACGATTCCGGCCCACGACTTCGACGTGGTGATTGGCAAGTACCTGGCCGCGGTGGCGATTTTCAGCGTGGCGCTGGTGTTCTCTTTGTTCTGCAACTTTGTCGTGCTCAGCTGGCTCGGCGCGCCCGACGTGGGCTTGTTTTTCGCAACCTATGCGGGCTACTGGTTCGTGGGGCTGGCCATGCTCTCGATCGGCATGGTGGCCAGCTTTCTGACCGGCAACCTGACGGTGGGGTTCGTGCTGGGGGCCTTGTTCAACGCTCCTTTGGCGTTTGCCGCTTCGGCCGACGTGATCCTGCCGCCGCCGGTGGCCCTGGCCGTGAAGGGTTGGAGCCTGGAAAGCCAGTTCCGTGACTTCGGCCGGGGCGTGATCAGCCTGTCGAGCGTGGCATTTTTCCTGCTGATCGTGGCGGCCATGTTGTATCTCAGCATACTGCTGATCAGTCGTCGCCATTGGCAGGGGGGCAAGGATGGCGCATCGTTGGGCACGCACTACCTGGTGCGCGCCGTATCGCTTTTGCTGGCCGCCATGGGACTGGTTCTGATCAGTCAGCGATTTGACCATCGTTTGGACATCAGCAGCGAGCAGCTCAGCAGCCTTTCGCCGCAAACCCGCAAACTGGTCGGCGAACTCGACGCCAAGCATCCGGTCCGCATCGACGCCTACATCAGCCCCAACGTGCCTGAATCGTATGTCGAGACCCGACTGAATTTGATCTCGGCCTTGCGCGAGTTCGAGGCGCTCGACCGCAGCAAGATCATTCTGGCGATTCACGATACAGAGCCCCTCAGCGAGAATGCCGACCGTGCCGAGCAGCAATACGGCATCGGCGGACGCAAGGTACTTTCCCGCTCGCGCGGTGCCATTACCGAGGACGAAATCTACCTGGGCCTGGCCTGTACGTCGGGCTTGAACAAAGTGGTCATTCCGTTCGTGAATCGCGGCATTCCAGTCGAGTACGAGTTGGCCCGCTCAATTTGCACCGTCAGCCAGCAAAAGCGCAAGCGGCTGGGCGTGTTGATCACAGATGCCAAAATGTTCGGCGGGTTCGATCAGCAGACGTTTCGCCCCTCGCCCGAAGAGCCATTGATCGAAGAGTTGAAAAAGCAGTACGACGTTGTGCAGGTCAGCGCCGAAGCACCGATCAACGAACAGTACGACGTGCTCTTAGCCGTGCAGCCATCCTCGCTGTCGCAAGAGCAGATGAATAACTTTATCGACGTGGTGCGTCGCGGACAGCCGACCGCCATCTTCGAGGACCCCTTCCCGCTGTTGGCCCACGGAGTGCCGGCCACCAGTGCCGAAAAGCAGCCGCAAGGGGGCATGATGGGCATGCAGCAACGTCCCACGCCCAAGGGAAACATCCAACCGTTGTGGGATTTGCTGGGCGTCGACTTTTCGGCCAACCAGATCGTGTGGCAGGATTACAACCCCTTCAAGAAGTTCCTGGAATTTCCCCTGGAGTTCGTCTTCGTCGACACCGGGTTGGATGCTTCCCGAGTGTTTCAGCAAAACGACTCGATCAGCTCGGGCCTGCAAATGCTGTTGTTCGTCTTCCCGGGCTACCTGCAAAAGCTGAATGCTTCGCCGTTGGCCTTCGAGGAACTGATCAAAACCGGCACCAAAACCGGTATCGTGGCCTACGACCAGATCCTCATGCCGGCGTTCTTCGGTTCCGGGGGCGGGTTGAATCCCCAGCGCCGCTGGGTCGGTACCGGGCACGAGTACACGGTGGCCGCGCGCATTCACGGCAAGCTCCCCAGCGGTGCGGCCGAGCCCGCCGCCAAAGACGCCGAAGGCAAGGACAAGCCGGCCGACACGGCGCCCGAAATCAATGTGGTGCTGGTCGCCGACATCGATCCCTTGTACCGCGACTTTTTCGAGCTCCGGGCCCAAGGTTCGGACCCCGATCGCGAGTTCAATCTCAATGCCGATAACGTCACCTTCGTGCTCAACACGTTGGACGCGTTGGCTCATGACGATCGCTTCATCGACATTCGCAAGCGTCGTCCGCAGCATCGCGTGCTGACGAAGATCGAGAATCAGATGGATTCGGCCCGCGATGCCAGCATCGAGAAGCGCAAGAAGTTTAACGAGGACTTCGATCAAGCCATCGCCAAGGAGCAGCAAAAACTCAGCGATAAGGTCGACGAGCTGAAGAAGGCCGGCGGCGATACCAAGTCGATGCTGCAGCAGATCGCCATGGCCCAGGCCGCCGGGCAGGCTGAACTGGAGAGAAAAACCAACGACATGCGCAAAACGCGCGACAAAGAGATCAAGAAAATCGATACCGACCTGGCCACCCAAGTGCGCGCGGTGCAGGACAAGTACAAGCTGTGGGCCGTGATCCTGCCGCCGATTCCGCCTTTGTTGGTCGGCCTGGGAGTTTATTTCAGCCGTCGGGCAAAAGAACGCGAAGGCGTGGCCCGCTCGCGGCTGCGAGTGTAAAAGGCCGGCTGGCGCTGTGTTTCACTTTGTCGAACAATGCCATACCGGCCGGCGAACTCGCAGCAACGATCATTCGCCAGCCGCCCCATAACAACTGACTACTGCCAACCGGCCACGAGTCCATGAGCATAGTTGCCGAGAATGTGGAGAAGCGACATATGAACGAGAACACCAAGACGCTGTCGTTCGTCGGGGTTGCCGCCGGCCTGTTATTGGCGGCCTGGATGCTGCGGCCCTCCCCGGTGTCGGTCGAGATACAAGACGACATCGGTCAGGAGTTCTTCCCGGCCTTCAAAGATCCGTTGGCCGCCACGACCATGGAAGTTGTCGAGTACGACAATGACTCCGGCATGCTGCGGCCGTTCAAGGTCACGCAGATCGACGGGGTATGGTCCATCCCCTCGCACGAAAACTATCCGGCCGACGCCAAAAACCAGCTGGAGCAGGCGGCCGTCAGCGTCA encodes the following:
- the nadB gene encoding L-aspartate oxidase; this translates as MLDPTPRYLVPFHPKRVPHHFTDLLIVGGGLAGLRAALAVDPTQSVLVITKDSLLQSSSSYAQGGIAGVLDPEDRFENHVADTLRAGGDLCDADVVEMVVREAPARIRELITWGAKFDEESGSLALGREGGHSHFRIVHALGDATGREVMRAVIERVKSLPNLETWQNTCTLDLLTCDGTCRGALVWNESHGKTLVWAKQTILCTGGAGQLYRETTNPEVATGDGHALAYRAGAELRDMEFMQFHPTVLYIAGSSRNLITEAMRGEGALLVDRNGVRFMPEYDDRAELAPRDVVSRAIVTQMERTRHPNVYLDLSHLDPQRVRKRFPGIAAVCAEFGIDITRDKIPVRPGAHYMIGGVTVDEVGRTTVPGLWAAGEVTSSGLHGANRLASNSLLEGLVYGAHAGEGASRAAQAIADDFRALPLANAAVPELAEPLDLTDIRNSLKSLMWRDVGVRRDRASLAEAAEMIDRWCGYVLKRQFSSPSGWQLQNMLCVARLMAQAALAREESRGVHLRTDFPLTDNEHWHRHISFRRE
- a CDS encoding ABC transporter ATP-binding protein, which codes for MSGSPANGQSGPAMIEAIGLSKYYGDFAAIRDVSFQVRQGEVVAFLGPNGAGKSTTMKVLTGYLAPSAGTAKIAGHNMATDRLAGAARLGYLPENGPLYPDMTPRTLLEFFADARGMGGSRKRERIEAVIDQCALGAVIGKAIGKLSKGYRQRVGMAQVLLHEPDVLVLDEPTAGLDPNQIREVRDTIRRLGENKTILLSTHILQEVDAMASRVLFINEGRLKYDGTPSELTRDGKSLDEHFHELTASEA
- a CDS encoding Gldg family protein, with product MNANVISAIFRRNFFSYFSSPTGYVFICVYVLLSSFAAFWPNEFFNTNLANLDQLNKYLPYILLVFIPAITMSIWADERRQGTDELLLTIPAHDFDVVIGKYLAAVAIFSVALVFSLFCNFVVLSWLGAPDVGLFFATYAGYWFVGLAMLSIGMVASFLTGNLTVGFVLGALFNAPLAFAASADVILPPPVALAVKGWSLESQFRDFGRGVISLSSVAFFLLIVAAMLYLSILLISRRHWQGGKDGASLGTHYLVRAVSLLLAAMGLVLISQRFDHRLDISSEQLSSLSPQTRKLVGELDAKHPVRIDAYISPNVPESYVETRLNLISALREFEALDRSKIILAIHDTEPLSENADRAEQQYGIGGRKVLSRSRGAITEDEIYLGLACTSGLNKVVIPFVNRGIPVEYELARSICTVSQQKRKRLGVLITDAKMFGGFDQQTFRPSPEEPLIEELKKQYDVVQVSAEAPINEQYDVLLAVQPSSLSQEQMNNFIDVVRRGQPTAIFEDPFPLLAHGVPATSAEKQPQGGMMGMQQRPTPKGNIQPLWDLLGVDFSANQIVWQDYNPFKKFLEFPLEFVFVDTGLDASRVFQQNDSISSGLQMLLFVFPGYLQKLNASPLAFEELIKTGTKTGIVAYDQILMPAFFGSGGGLNPQRRWVGTGHEYTVAARIHGKLPSGAAEPAAKDAEGKDKPADTAPEINVVLVADIDPLYRDFFELRAQGSDPDREFNLNADNVTFVLNTLDALAHDDRFIDIRKRRPQHRVLTKIENQMDSARDASIEKRKKFNEDFDQAIAKEQQKLSDKVDELKKAGGDTKSMLQQIAMAQAAGQAELERKTNDMRKTRDKEIKKIDTDLATQVRAVQDKYKLWAVILPPIPPLLVGLGVYFSRRAKEREGVARSRLRV